One window of the Thermoproteales archaeon genome contains the following:
- the leuS gene encoding leucine--tRNA ligase: protein MNKQRLDFLKSIEQKWQKKWSEAKIFEADPSDKPKFFITFPYPYVNAYPHLGSAYTVLRVDITARYKRMKGYNVLFPQGWHATGSPIVASALRVRERDPKIINTLRMMGIPEDEIPKFEKPEYWVKFFTKAWRDDFKRYGLSIDWRREFYTTFLNPPYSKFIEWQYRKLKEKNLIVKGKHPVVWCPKEQKVVGDHDRPDEYVGIGPEKVIIIKFKDADGIVYPCMTYRPETVYGAVNIWINPEGQYVLAAVDGEKWVISPYLINELKDQYHKVETIKTVNGKELIGKRVINPVTKEEILVLPAKFVNLKIGTGVVMSVPAHAPYDYAALEDLKNNPEQVEKYGLEIAKIKSIKPVSLIKLEGYGDYPAIEIVKKMNIKSQEETEKLEKATKEIYTKEYHQGVLKSVYGKWAGKKVFEVKKELVDYLVRQGIALEHWTLPSEVYCRCRAKTHVKIVENQWFLKYSDQSWKQKAHECVDSMTFLPESIRDFFHKQIDWYEDWACAHKGELGTPLPWDKEWVLESLSDSTIYMAYYTISKYLQHPEKYNIKWEKLNDEFFDYIFFGKGDPAKIAEAVGIDTELLEAMRKEFLYWYPVDLRISGKDLMPNHLTFFILHHVALFSREHWPRGIGINGWIMVGGQKMSKTLGNFIMLRQALDWWGADATRFAEAYAGDSGLDDANFETEIAEGAVDLLYEWYVFALENYGKGRNSRMEVDRWFESVLYRTVKEVEQLMELTDFKSALVKGFFNLQNNFKWYLKRCNGSPNRDLLARFIEIQTLLLAPFTPHICEEIWEKIGKKGFISMAEWPKIDEDKINPEVEKSEEIVKNLLEDAKSLLAILKVKPEKMIVVLADKWKYEVAENVLRYMSQGYSLRDSVRKAIETSHMVDKKQVARVAMRFLKDQKILTMTVDPELEERAIREAREFLSKEIGLQVEIFNERECSESKAAQALPAKPAIIFK, encoded by the coding sequence ACATTTCCATATCCTTACGTAAACGCGTATCCACATTTAGGCTCCGCGTATACGGTACTAAGAGTTGATATAACTGCGCGATATAAACGAATGAAAGGTTACAATGTTCTATTTCCACAGGGATGGCATGCTACAGGAAGTCCCATCGTCGCTTCTGCTCTTAGGGTTAGGGAACGTGACCCCAAAATCATTAATACATTGAGAATGATGGGAATACCTGAAGATGAAATACCAAAATTTGAAAAACCGGAGTATTGGGTCAAGTTTTTCACTAAAGCCTGGCGCGACGATTTCAAGAGATACGGATTATCTATTGACTGGAGACGCGAATTTTATACAACGTTTTTGAACCCGCCCTATAGCAAATTTATCGAATGGCAGTATCGTAAACTAAAAGAAAAGAATCTAATAGTTAAAGGTAAACATCCCGTCGTGTGGTGTCCAAAAGAACAAAAAGTAGTCGGCGATCACGATAGACCCGACGAATATGTCGGCATAGGACCTGAAAAAGTTATAATTATAAAGTTTAAAGATGCTGATGGAATAGTTTATCCCTGCATGACTTACAGACCAGAAACCGTCTATGGTGCTGTTAATATATGGATAAACCCGGAAGGTCAATATGTTTTGGCAGCTGTTGATGGAGAAAAATGGGTAATATCACCTTATTTAATCAATGAGCTAAAGGATCAATATCATAAAGTGGAAACGATAAAAACGGTTAATGGAAAGGAGTTGATTGGTAAACGCGTTATTAACCCAGTCACTAAGGAAGAGATCCTGGTATTACCAGCAAAATTTGTTAATTTAAAGATAGGGACGGGAGTTGTAATGTCAGTGCCAGCTCACGCTCCTTATGATTATGCAGCGCTTGAAGATTTGAAGAATAATCCTGAGCAGGTAGAGAAGTATGGACTGGAAATTGCGAAAATTAAAAGCATTAAGCCGGTCAGTCTGATAAAGCTCGAAGGATATGGAGATTATCCGGCTATTGAGATAGTTAAAAAAATGAATATAAAGTCTCAGGAAGAAACCGAAAAGCTGGAAAAAGCCACAAAAGAAATATACACAAAGGAGTATCATCAGGGAGTATTAAAATCCGTATATGGTAAATGGGCTGGGAAAAAGGTATTTGAAGTTAAGAAAGAACTGGTAGATTATTTGGTACGGCAAGGTATAGCTCTGGAACATTGGACATTACCTAGTGAAGTCTACTGTAGATGTAGAGCCAAAACACATGTGAAAATTGTCGAAAACCAGTGGTTCCTGAAATATAGTGATCAATCATGGAAGCAAAAGGCTCACGAATGCGTAGATTCTATGACTTTCCTGCCCGAGAGTATTAGAGACTTTTTCCATAAGCAAATCGACTGGTATGAAGATTGGGCTTGCGCACATAAAGGTGAACTAGGCACTCCCTTGCCATGGGATAAAGAATGGGTGCTGGAGTCGTTAAGCGATTCTACAATATACATGGCATACTACACGATATCAAAATATCTGCAACATCCAGAAAAATATAACATTAAATGGGAAAAACTAAACGATGAATTCTTCGATTACATATTCTTTGGCAAAGGGGATCCTGCGAAAATTGCGGAAGCCGTCGGTATTGATACTGAATTATTAGAGGCTATGAGAAAGGAATTCCTTTACTGGTATCCTGTCGACTTAAGAATTTCAGGCAAGGATTTAATGCCTAATCACCTTACATTCTTCATATTGCATCACGTAGCGTTGTTTTCTAGAGAGCATTGGCCAAGAGGTATAGGTATAAACGGTTGGATTATGGTCGGTGGACAGAAAATGAGCAAAACACTTGGTAACTTTATAATGTTAAGGCAGGCTCTTGACTGGTGGGGGGCTGATGCGACGAGATTTGCAGAGGCATATGCTGGAGATTCTGGCTTAGACGATGCTAACTTTGAGACAGAAATAGCTGAAGGGGCGGTCGATTTACTATATGAATGGTATGTTTTTGCGTTAGAAAACTATGGGAAAGGACGAAATTCGCGAATGGAAGTGGACCGCTGGTTTGAAAGCGTGCTCTATAGAACTGTTAAGGAAGTGGAGCAGTTAATGGAGCTAACCGATTTTAAATCAGCCCTTGTAAAGGGCTTCTTCAACCTGCAAAATAACTTCAAATGGTATCTTAAAAGATGTAACGGAAGTCCAAATAGAGATTTGCTGGCAAGATTCATTGAAATACAGACATTGCTATTAGCACCGTTTACCCCGCATATTTGCGAAGAAATTTGGGAGAAGATAGGTAAAAAAGGTTTCATAAGCATGGCTGAATGGCCGAAAATCGACGAAGACAAAATAAATCCAGAAGTTGAAAAATCGGAAGAGATAGTAAAGAATTTATTAGAGGACGCAAAAAGCCTGCTTGCGATACTAAAAGTCAAGCCCGAAAAAATGATTGTAGTATTGGCGGATAAATGGAAATATGAAGTAGCTGAGAATGTGCTACGTTACATGAGTCAAGGCTATAGTTTGCGCGATTCTGTAAGAAAGGCGATTGAAACGAGTCATATGGTTGATAAGAAACAAGTTGCCCGAGTAGCCATGCGCTTTCTAAAAGACCAAAAAATACTAACAATGACAGTAGACCCCGAACTTGAAGAAAGGGCTATTCGAGAAGCTAGAGAATTTCTGTCGAAGGAAATAGGCTTACAAGTGGAAATTTTCAACGAGAGAGAATGTTCAGAATCAAAAGCAGCCCAAGCACTTCCCGCAAAACCAGCAATAATATTCAAGTAA